A portion of the Corynebacterium rouxii genome contains these proteins:
- a CDS encoding restriction endonuclease: MSTDNTPTIDQFRPVVLSVLADGRVVPFRELCTKVADYLGLSTEIRAEQVPSGQARYINRINWACSGLTQAQLLGRPQRGHYAITANGREVESRKLKTYSEKDMLEWPAWRTYQEEVAARKKDDPAGSSIAPVNEELQSPIEVMANNEQAFNYKVETELRNRLQQASPEFFEKAVIKLLWAMGYGGIDGIISQDALGLTNVYIQAKRYSDTNKVGDPEIRNFIGSLDAQGANLGVFITTSSFLPKAQQSAARYRHGRIVLIDGQKLTRYMLNYGVAIQKKQEFTLYEIDEDFFDEEDA; the protein is encoded by the coding sequence ATGAGCACTGACAACACACCAACAATCGACCAGTTTCGTCCAGTCGTCCTCAGCGTACTAGCCGACGGCAGAGTCGTACCTTTCCGCGAACTATGTACAAAAGTCGCTGACTATCTCGGGCTGAGCACAGAGATACGCGCCGAACAGGTTCCTTCTGGGCAAGCACGCTATATCAATCGCATCAATTGGGCATGCTCAGGACTCACCCAGGCCCAACTTTTAGGACGCCCACAACGCGGCCATTACGCAATCACAGCAAATGGACGTGAAGTAGAGTCAAGAAAACTAAAAACCTATTCAGAAAAAGACATGCTCGAATGGCCAGCGTGGCGAACGTACCAAGAAGAAGTAGCTGCGCGTAAAAAAGACGATCCTGCAGGTAGTTCCATTGCCCCCGTAAACGAAGAATTACAAAGCCCCATTGAGGTTATGGCAAATAATGAGCAAGCCTTTAACTACAAAGTAGAGACAGAGCTCCGAAATCGACTTCAGCAAGCCTCTCCCGAATTCTTCGAAAAAGCTGTGATTAAACTCCTATGGGCAATGGGATACGGCGGAATTGACGGGATTATTAGCCAAGATGCCCTCGGACTTACCAACGTCTACATCCAAGCCAAACGATACTCAGATACAAACAAGGTCGGTGATCCTGAGATTCGTAACTTCATCGGATCGCTCGATGCACAAGGTGCAAACTTAGGTGTTTTCATAACCACCTCCAGTTTTCTTCCTAAAGCGCAACAATCAGCAGCCCGCTATCGCCATGGCCGTATCGTCCTTATCGACGGACAAAAACTCACCCGTTACATGCTGAATTATGGTGTTGCCATCCAGAAGAAGCAGGAATTTACACTCTACGAAATCGACGAAGACTTCTTCGATGAGGAAGACGCGTAA